Proteins encoded by one window of Salvia splendens isolate huo1 chromosome 7, SspV2, whole genome shotgun sequence:
- the LOC121741654 gene encoding diphosphomevalonate decarboxylase 2-like, which yields MAADKWVLSVTAQTPTNIAVIKYWGKRDEELILPINDSISVTLDPGHLCTTTSVAVSPAFTHDRIWLNGKEVSLSGGRFQNVLREIRSRATDYEDEKRGIKITKKEWEKLRVHIVSYNNFPTAAGLASSAAGLACLVFSLAKLMNVKEDHSQLSAIARQGSGSACRSLYGGFVKWIMGKEDNGSDSVAVQLADEKHWDDLVVIIAVVSSKQKETSSTSGMRDTVETSELIKHRAKEVVPKRIKEMEAAIAKRDFPSFARLACADSNQFHAVCLDTLPPIFYMNDASHRIISGVEKWNRHEGTPQVAYTFDAGPNAVLISKDRKTAALLLQRLLFQFPPQSDADLNSYVIGDKTILKDAGIEDLKDIEDLAPPPENASTQRCRGDVSYFICTKPGRGPVVLADENQSLINPETGLPK from the exons ATGGCGGCGGACAAATGGGTTCTGAGTGTGACGGCGCAGACGCCGACGAACATAGCGGTGATTAAGTACTGGGGGAAGAGGGACGAGGAGCTGATTCTTCCGATTAACGACAGCATCAGCGTGACTCTCGACCCCGGCCACCTCTGCACCACCACCTCCGTCGCTGTCAGCCCCGCCTTCACTCATGATCGTATCTGGCTCAACGGGAAG GAGGTATCTCTTTCTGGTGGCAGATTCCAAAACGTGTTGAGAGAAATTCGCTCACGTGCTACTGATTATGAGGATGAGAAGAGGGGCATCAAGATCACAAAAAAGGAGTGGGAGAAGCTGCGTGTGCACATTGTTTCTTATAACAATTTCCCTACTGCTGCTGGTTTAGCATCATCAGCTGCTGGTTTGGCATGCCTAG ttttttcctTGGCAAAGCTCATGAATGTGAAAGAAGATCACAGCCAATTGTCTGCTATTGCAAG GCAAGGGTCAGGAAGTGCTTGCCGCAGCTTGTATGGTGGATTTGTCAAGTGGATCATGGGAAAA gaggataatGGCAGTGACAGTGTTGCTGTGCAACTTGCCGATGAAAAGCACTGGGATGACCTCGTTGTTATTATTGCAGTG GTAAGCTCAAAACAGAAGGAAACTAGTAGTACATCTGGAATGCGTGACACAGTTGAAACCAGTGAGCTTATAAAACATAGAGCAAAG GAAGTAGTACCGAAGCGTATAAAAGAAATGGAAGCAGCTATAGCTAAGCGTGATTTTCCTTCTTTTGCTCGTCTGGCTTGTGCGGACAGTAATCAGTTCCATGCAGTTTGCCTGGACACCCTGCCCCCCATATTCTACATGAATGACGCATCCCACAG GATTATCAGCGGTGTTGAGAAATGGAATCGTCATGAAGGAACACCTCAG GTGGCTTATACCTTTGATGCTGGGCCAAATGCAGTTCTAATCTCAAAAGACAGGAAGACTGCAGCCCTTTTGCTTCAGAGGTTGCTCTTTCAGTTCCCTCCTCAATCAGATGCAGACTTGAACAG TTATGTCATTGGTGATAAGACGATACTAAAAGATGCTGGCATTGAGGACTTGAAGGATATCGAAGATTTGGCTCCGCCTCCTGAGAATGCATCAACCCAGAGATGCAGGGGAGATGTTAGCTACTTTATTTGCACAAAACCCGGGAGAGGACCCGTTGTGCTAGCCGATGAAAACCAGTCTCTTATTAACCCTGAAACTGGGCTGCCCAAGTGA
- the LOC121810979 gene encoding uncharacterized protein LOC121810979 isoform X1 encodes MSAPEAMYDVAMKPKLLRSLLREYVPDEKHPFTNPSELSYVVSAVKTHKLLSERTPPETQQDLVDAWKSAVDSWVNRLLALASSNLPDKCWAGICLLGLTCQQCSSERFLTSYDVWLNKLLAHIQPSEVSHFVKASSCASLSDMFTRLDDFSNVKKDATSLATKVTQQSLKLLNEENSSVVLEEAMCLLRTLIDFVPSAVHRHYDSVEAAIVSKLISGKCSPSVLKNLGHGLSLLPKSRGDEDSWSLMMNKILLYVNSQLNDAFQGLEEETRNAKAMRALLPAGKEPPPPLGGSEVSDQSSDISTRSPERLLASRISSLLQCCSDMLTTPYPVMVHVPICGLIALAGRVLLVDGSLPLSSYSFMTTLKQEFVCSEIPNMQFQSLEILTAIVKGLGSQVLPYVAEIFELLKEYLSRCKIPGLKIKAYSILKVLLISMGVGLAIHVSQNIVSNVFVDLDFLGIEKDVKSSGANTKVQAELSNDFHYKKRKRGKVSLQEQPAHGDLEGKMSINSTPISVKIAALEALEALLTVGGSVRSESWRGDVDKLLITVATYACRGGSKEERKILLSGDATPTWADFQVAALRALLASLLSPGRVRPSHLALGLQLFRKGTQAADTKLAEYCGHALLALEVLIHPRSLPLLNFNSDGDGYKALGHLRDPIYPSGDRRIPNYQHDGPESEEDDLIENWRGKDDEMEIQVTERQQPMDPADEVTSGVDVLKKNEVTTSENGPDNNGIEVKRFKSGLLENVELEPANGKAAPVENNVTAESGAVSVSETILERISARLSNIDRSNAMMFEADDEAEDVFPDIVDGDPDSD; translated from the exons ATGTCGGCGCCGGAGGCCATGTACGATGTCGCAATGAAACCGAAATTGCTCCGTTCGCTGCTGAGGGAGTACGTCCCCGATGAGAAGCATCCCTTCACTAACCCCTCGGAGCTGTCGTACGTTGTCTCCGCCGTCAAAACCCATAAATTGTTATCGGAGCGGACACCCCCTGAGACGCAACAGGATTTGGTGGACGCCTGGAAATCGGCCGTCGATTCATGGGTCAATCGATTGCTCGCCTTGGCGTCTAGCAATTTG CCAGATAAGTGCTGGGCTGGGATATGTTTACTTGGATTGACCTGCCAACAGTGCAGTTCAGAGCGCTTTTTAACTTCATATGATGTTTGGTTGAACAAGCTTCTCGCGCATATACAG CCTTCAGAAGTTTCTCATTTTGTGAAGGCATCTTCTTGTGCCTCTCTATCAGATATGTTTACAAG GCTGGATGATTTTTCAAATGTGAAAAAGGATGCAACTTCGCTGGCAACAAAAGTTACTCAGCAGTCACTGAAGCTGTTAAACGAGGAGAACTCATCTGTTGTATTG GAAGAAGCTATGTGTCTTTTACGTACCTTGATTGATTTCGTTCCATCAGCAGTTCACCGACATTATGACAGT gtTGAAGCTGCTATTGTTTCAAAGCTCATATCTGGAAAATGCTCTCCAAGTGTTTTGAAG AACCTAGGCCATGGGTTATCACTGCTTCCAAAATCCAGAGGAGATGAGGATAGCTGGTCCCTGATGATGAATAAGATTTTACTTTATGTAAACAGCCAGTTGAATGATGCATTCCAGGGTCTTGAAGAAG AGACCAGAAATGCTAAAGCAATGAGGGCTTTGCTTCCGGCCGGCAAAGAACCTCCACCTCCACTAGGAGGCTCAGAAGTGTCTGATCAAAGCTCAGATATTTCAACCAGGAGCCCCGAGCGACTGTTGGCATCTAGAATTTCTTCTCTTCTGCAGTGCTGTTCTGACATGCTAACAACTCCTTACCCTGTTATG GTTCATGTTCCTATTTGTGGTTTAATAGCCCTTGCTGGGAGGGTGCTATTGGTCGATGGCTCCTTACCTCTATCTTCTTATTCTTTCATGACCACCCTGAAACAAGAATTTGTTTGTTCGGAAATCCCAAATATGCAATTCCAAAGTCTGGAAATCCTCACTGCTATTGTCAAGGGGCTGGGCAG CCAAGTCTTACCTTATGTTGCGGAAATTTTTGAGTTGCTGAAAGAATACTTGAGCAGATGTAAAATCCCTGGGCTGAAGATAAAAGCATACTCAATTCTGAAAGTCCTCCTAATATCAATGGGCGTTG GGCTTGCAATTCATGTTAGCCAGAATATTGTCAGCAATGTATTCGTTGACTTAGATTTCCTTGGGATTGAGAAGGACGTCAAAAGCTCAGGTGCAAACACAAAGGTCCAGGCAGAATTGTCCAATGACTTCCACTATAAGAAAAGGAAGCGTGGTAAAGTTTCATTGCAAGAGCAGCCTGCTCATGGTGATCTGGAAGGGAAAATGTCAATTAATTCAACTCCTATATCCGTGAAGATTGCAGCGTTGGAGGCACTAGAAGCACTCCTCACTGTG GGTGGTTCAGTTAGATCTGAAAGCTGGCGAGGAGACGTTGATAAACTGCTTATAACTGTGGCCACATATGCTTGTAGAGGAGGGTCCAAGGAGGAAAGGAAGATTCTTCTATCAGGTGATGCTACGCCTACGTGGGCAGACTTCCAAGTAGCTGCATTACGTGCACTTCTGGCATCTCTTCTTTCGCCTGGCAGAGTACGCCCATCTCATCTGGCGCTTGGTCTACAGCTTTTCCGTAAAG GCACGCAAGCAGCAGACACAAAGCTTGCTGAGTATTGTGGGCATGCACTGCTGGCTTTAGAAGTGCTCATACACCCGAGGAGCCTTCCTTTGTTGAATTTCAATTCCGATGGCGATGGGTATAAAGCTCTTGGCCACTTGCGCGATCCTATATACCCTAGTGGAGACAGACGAATTCCTAATTATCAACATGATGGGCCTGAATCAGAAGAAGACGACCTCATTGAAAATTGGCGTGGAAAAGACGATGAAATGGAAATTCAAGTCACAGAGAGGCAACAGCCCATGGACCCTGCTGACGAAGTCACTTCTGGTGTTGATGTCCTCAAGAAAAATGAGGTTACAACCTCAGAAAATGGTCCTGACAACAATGGCATTGAAGTGAAACGCTTCAAAAGTGGCCTGTTGGAAAACGTCGAGCTAGAGCCTGCGAATGGGAAAGCTGCACCAGTAGAGAACAACGTCACAGCTGAGAGTGGTGCGGTTTCTGTTTCAGAGACTATACTTGAAAGAATATCTGCTAGATTATCTAATATCGACAGAAGTAATGCGATGATGTTCGAAGCAGACGATGAAGCTGAAGATGTATTTCCAGACATCGTGGATGGCGATCCAGATTCTGACTAG
- the LOC121741655 gene encoding uncharacterized protein LOC121741655 yields the protein MSWKIRVVLLIGFVAWAYRPFRPPPPPRLCGTKGGPPLVGPRIQLRDGRNLSYKEHGVPKEAAKYKVILVHGFSSSKHEASITATDLVEKLGIYFVSFDRPGYGESDPDPKRTIKSLALDIEELGLQLQLGAKFYIIGISMGGQAVWGCLKYIPHRVKGAALLAPVVNYWWPSFPPALATEAYHLQPVQDQWALRVARHAPWLVYWWNTQKWFPGSSVAAGTQNFTAPDLQIIAKMAASGAYATQQGVHESYHRDMMVGFGHRDLDPMQLEDPFPHGEGSVHLWHGTDDGVVPVSLQRYIAEELPWVQYHEGPSVEGPRIRLRDGRHLAYMEHGVSKETANYKIILVHGFGSNKNEAHFARSVFQALVEKLGIHLVSFDRPGYGESDPDPKRTMESIALDIEELRDKLALGPKFYIIGTSMGGQVVWGCLKYISHRLAGVAMIAPVVNYWWPGFPAKLATEAYYEQFPQDQWALRVAHYAPSLVYWWNTQKWFPPSSVAAGRPNFTAPDLQVLAKLSASMVNKDYSTQQGLFESLHRDMMIGFGSWDFDPMDLDNPFLNREGSVHVWQGDNDGLVPVTLQRYIAKKLPWIQYHEMPNAGHLFPHGDTTATDAILNALLVGDK from the exons ATGTCTTGGAAAATTAGAGTGGTGTTGTTGATTGGGTTCGTGGCATGGGCTTATCGGCCCTTCcgcccaccaccaccaccacgcCTCTGTGGCACAAAGGGCGGGCCACCCCTCGTAGGACCTAGAATCCAACTAAGGGATGGAAGGAACTTATCATACAAAGAGCATGGAGTCCCCAAAGAGGCAGCCAAATACAAGGTCATCTTGGTCCATGGCTTCAGCTCTAGCAAACACGAAGCCTCCATCACTGCCACG GATTTGGTGGAGAAACTGGGCATTTACTTCGTGTCCTTTGATAGGCCGGGCTATGGAGAGAGCGATCCCGACCCAAAGAGGACCATAAAGAGCCTAGCATTAGACATAGAAGAACTCGGACTTCAGTTACAACTCGGTGCAAAGTTTTACATCATCGGAATTTCCATGGGAGGACAGGCTGTCTGGGGATGCCTCAAATACATTCCTCACAG GGTAAAAGGGGCTGCATTGTTAGCTCCAGTTGTGAACTACTGGTGGCCTAGTTTTCCCCCGGCTTTAGCCACAGAGGCATACCATCTTCAACCCGTGCAGGACCAGTGGGCATTGCGTGTTGCACGCCACGCCCCCTGGCTCGTCTACTGGTGGAACACTCAGAAATGGTTCCCGGGCTCCAGCGTTGCTGCAGGGACCCAAAACTTCACAGCTCCCGACCTCCAAATCATCGCTAAAATGGCTGCCTCAGGA GCGTACGCGACGCAGCAGGGCGTGCACGAGTCCTACCACCGCGACATGATGGTGGGATTCGGGCACAGGGATCTTGATCCAATGCAGCTTGAGGATCCCTTCCCACATGGGGAGGGCTCTGTTCATCTGTGGCATGGCACTGATGACGGGGTCGTGCCCGTGTCGCTTCAACGGTACATTGCAGAGGAGCTGCCATGGGTGCAATATCATGAA GGCCCATCAGTCGAAGGGCCTAGAATCAGACTTAGGGATGGAAGACACTTAGCCTACATGGAGCATGGAGTCTCCAAAGAGACAGCTAATTATAAGATCATTCTGGTTCATGGATTTGGCTCTAATAAAAACGAGGCGCACTTTGCTAGATCGGT TTTTCAGGCATTGGTTGAGAAACTGGGGATACACTTGGTTTCGTTTGATAGACCGGGTTATGGAGAGAGTGATCCTGACCCAAAAAGAACGATGGAGAGCATTGCGTTGGACATAGAGGAGCTCAGAGATAAACTAGCACTCGGCCCCAAGTTTTACATTATTGGAACTTCCATGGGAGGGCAAGTGGTTTGGGGTTGCCTCAAGTACATTTCTCATAG GCTAGCAGGAGTGGCGATGATAGCACCCGTTGTCAATTATTGGTGGCCGGGTTTTCCTGCGAAGCTAGCAACAGAAGCATACTATGAGCAGTTCCCACAAGACCAATGGGCGTTACGGGTGGCACACTACGCTCCTTCACTCGTTTATTGGTGGAACACTCAGAAATGGTTTCCTCCCTCCAGTGTTGCTGCTGGAAGACCTAATTTCACTGCACCGGATCTCCAAGTTCTTGCAAAGTTATCGGCTTCAATGGTTAACAAG GATTATTCAACGCAACAGGGGCTGTTCGAGTCACTTCACCGTGATATGATGATTGGGTTTGGGAGTTGGGATTTTGATCCTATGGATCTTGATAATCCTTTCCTCAACAGAGAAGGGTCTGTGCACGTGTGGCAGGGCGATAATGATGGCTTGGTTCCCGTCACTCTGCAGCGCTACATTGCGAAGAAGCTCCCGTGGATACAATACCATGAAATGCCAAATGCTGGGCATCTGTTTCCACATGGTGACACCACCGCGACAGATGCTATCTTGAACGCGCTCCTGGTAGGCGACAAGTGA
- the LOC121810979 gene encoding uncharacterized protein LOC121810979 isoform X2 produces the protein MFTRLDDFSNVKKDATSLATKVTQQSLKLLNEENSSVVLEEAMCLLRTLIDFVPSAVHRHYDSVEAAIVSKLISGKCSPSVLKNLGHGLSLLPKSRGDEDSWSLMMNKILLYVNSQLNDAFQGLEEETRNAKAMRALLPAGKEPPPPLGGSEVSDQSSDISTRSPERLLASRISSLLQCCSDMLTTPYPVMVHVPICGLIALAGRVLLVDGSLPLSSYSFMTTLKQEFVCSEIPNMQFQSLEILTAIVKGLGSQVLPYVAEIFELLKEYLSRCKIPGLKIKAYSILKVLLISMGVGLAIHVSQNIVSNVFVDLDFLGIEKDVKSSGANTKVQAELSNDFHYKKRKRGKVSLQEQPAHGDLEGKMSINSTPISVKIAALEALEALLTVGGSVRSESWRGDVDKLLITVATYACRGGSKEERKILLSGDATPTWADFQVAALRALLASLLSPGRVRPSHLALGLQLFRKGTQAADTKLAEYCGHALLALEVLIHPRSLPLLNFNSDGDGYKALGHLRDPIYPSGDRRIPNYQHDGPESEEDDLIENWRGKDDEMEIQVTERQQPMDPADEVTSGVDVLKKNEVTTSENGPDNNGIEVKRFKSGLLENVELEPANGKAAPVENNVTAESGAVSVSETILERISARLSNIDRSNAMMFEADDEAEDVFPDIVDGDPDSD, from the exons ATGTTTACAAG GCTGGATGATTTTTCAAATGTGAAAAAGGATGCAACTTCGCTGGCAACAAAAGTTACTCAGCAGTCACTGAAGCTGTTAAACGAGGAGAACTCATCTGTTGTATTG GAAGAAGCTATGTGTCTTTTACGTACCTTGATTGATTTCGTTCCATCAGCAGTTCACCGACATTATGACAGT gtTGAAGCTGCTATTGTTTCAAAGCTCATATCTGGAAAATGCTCTCCAAGTGTTTTGAAG AACCTAGGCCATGGGTTATCACTGCTTCCAAAATCCAGAGGAGATGAGGATAGCTGGTCCCTGATGATGAATAAGATTTTACTTTATGTAAACAGCCAGTTGAATGATGCATTCCAGGGTCTTGAAGAAG AGACCAGAAATGCTAAAGCAATGAGGGCTTTGCTTCCGGCCGGCAAAGAACCTCCACCTCCACTAGGAGGCTCAGAAGTGTCTGATCAAAGCTCAGATATTTCAACCAGGAGCCCCGAGCGACTGTTGGCATCTAGAATTTCTTCTCTTCTGCAGTGCTGTTCTGACATGCTAACAACTCCTTACCCTGTTATG GTTCATGTTCCTATTTGTGGTTTAATAGCCCTTGCTGGGAGGGTGCTATTGGTCGATGGCTCCTTACCTCTATCTTCTTATTCTTTCATGACCACCCTGAAACAAGAATTTGTTTGTTCGGAAATCCCAAATATGCAATTCCAAAGTCTGGAAATCCTCACTGCTATTGTCAAGGGGCTGGGCAG CCAAGTCTTACCTTATGTTGCGGAAATTTTTGAGTTGCTGAAAGAATACTTGAGCAGATGTAAAATCCCTGGGCTGAAGATAAAAGCATACTCAATTCTGAAAGTCCTCCTAATATCAATGGGCGTTG GGCTTGCAATTCATGTTAGCCAGAATATTGTCAGCAATGTATTCGTTGACTTAGATTTCCTTGGGATTGAGAAGGACGTCAAAAGCTCAGGTGCAAACACAAAGGTCCAGGCAGAATTGTCCAATGACTTCCACTATAAGAAAAGGAAGCGTGGTAAAGTTTCATTGCAAGAGCAGCCTGCTCATGGTGATCTGGAAGGGAAAATGTCAATTAATTCAACTCCTATATCCGTGAAGATTGCAGCGTTGGAGGCACTAGAAGCACTCCTCACTGTG GGTGGTTCAGTTAGATCTGAAAGCTGGCGAGGAGACGTTGATAAACTGCTTATAACTGTGGCCACATATGCTTGTAGAGGAGGGTCCAAGGAGGAAAGGAAGATTCTTCTATCAGGTGATGCTACGCCTACGTGGGCAGACTTCCAAGTAGCTGCATTACGTGCACTTCTGGCATCTCTTCTTTCGCCTGGCAGAGTACGCCCATCTCATCTGGCGCTTGGTCTACAGCTTTTCCGTAAAG GCACGCAAGCAGCAGACACAAAGCTTGCTGAGTATTGTGGGCATGCACTGCTGGCTTTAGAAGTGCTCATACACCCGAGGAGCCTTCCTTTGTTGAATTTCAATTCCGATGGCGATGGGTATAAAGCTCTTGGCCACTTGCGCGATCCTATATACCCTAGTGGAGACAGACGAATTCCTAATTATCAACATGATGGGCCTGAATCAGAAGAAGACGACCTCATTGAAAATTGGCGTGGAAAAGACGATGAAATGGAAATTCAAGTCACAGAGAGGCAACAGCCCATGGACCCTGCTGACGAAGTCACTTCTGGTGTTGATGTCCTCAAGAAAAATGAGGTTACAACCTCAGAAAATGGTCCTGACAACAATGGCATTGAAGTGAAACGCTTCAAAAGTGGCCTGTTGGAAAACGTCGAGCTAGAGCCTGCGAATGGGAAAGCTGCACCAGTAGAGAACAACGTCACAGCTGAGAGTGGTGCGGTTTCTGTTTCAGAGACTATACTTGAAAGAATATCTGCTAGATTATCTAATATCGACAGAAGTAATGCGATGATGTTCGAAGCAGACGATGAAGCTGAAGATGTATTTCCAGACATCGTGGATGGCGATCCAGATTCTGACTAG